One genomic region from Yarrowia lipolytica chromosome 1C, complete sequence encodes:
- a CDS encoding uncharacterized protein (Compare to YALI0C04180g, similar to uniprot|P32383 Saccharomyces cerevisiae YPL268w PLC1 1-phosphatidylinositol-4 5-bisphosphate phosphodiesterase, similar to Saccharomyces cerevisiae PLC1 (YPL268W); ancestral locus Anc_6.3) produces MSLEHIAPLDLENRPQRAIARYKSLEALRGRKDSYPPLRNSVIQETQDDSALDLELSEHSDPNDTNDPNDTNNSNDTSLFATDLSPAASAPVLGTVPPLIPPIVTNTTPFSVPISPRLSTSSSPRFSPRFSPSSLANTLASSLSISPTLGSTVMELPTALARKLSRRGLSTSPPFRSRSSSCPSVEMPITRHKNSEEQSAGNVATVSSILSSESAEVTVPLVLQQGMPFLRITHKKKVQRMFKIDPVTGKVSWDDKKASACFSVDTICEISLQENARNHREELKVSSNHESRWVTITYMKNKRRKPLHLVAPTKEEFTLFVDALQNLVYFRQELMRGFQSSNPKIASVHWKSYAAKEQGEERLTFEAVQRLAQRHHVLCSKAYLKSKFDEADVDKSGFLEFNEFKIFVKLLKRRPEIVTLYYQTLGKPEPANIWSDDRMTRDDLLGFLDHVQRTRFEPHIFEKIWAKFAPKDDTFDSSLDYWTVDSFNDFLLSSYNLFVKPETNLNRPLNEYYISTSHNTYLIGRQVADTSSEEGYIRALQSGCRSVEIDIWDGPDDRPVVKHGRTFTSSVSVEDVCSAIRKYGFIASPNPLILSLEIHCSASNQLKVVDILKGTFGENLVTQPLVPGALNLPSPHELKHRVLIKVKAGREPVAGDKNNGASFSSSYTSSSTTTASEFDDLSGTPSVSGGGKRKDTSGTTKKIVPALGELGVYVQGLKFRNFAFPESKTTNHCFSFSERKFISICKDPENREQMMKHNRRYLTRIYPSGYRVKSSNLNPLYFWQNGAQMVALNWQTYDLPAQLNDAMFAARGGYVLKPPYLRHLKSPRSGHSVNLSFISAQQLPRPKDLGKSSFDPYIVAQLHGPGENHKLKTSPVIDNGFNPRWNKDWSLSLSPEDYEFSFVQITLYTQDRPFAVSCLRLSSLNEGYRHVPLNDLQGEEYLFSTLFMKVSKISN; encoded by the coding sequence ATGTCATTGGAACATATAGCACcgctggatctggagaacCGGCCCCAGCGGGCAATCGCCAGATACAAGAGCCTGGAGGCTCTGAGAGGCCGCAAAGACAGCTATCCGCCGCTCCGAAACAGTGTGATCCAAGAAACGCAGGACGATTCGGCTCTGGACCTCGAACTGTCGGAACACAGTGACCCAAACGACACCAACGACCCCAACGacaccaacaactccaacgacACAAGCCTGTTCGCCACAGATCTCTCGCCAGCAGCATCGGCACCCGTGCTGGGAACAGTGCCGCCACTCATTCCGCCTATcgtcacaaacacaaccccaTTCTCTGTGCCCATCAGTCCTCGTCTGAGCACATCCTCCAGTCCTCGGTTTTCGCCTCGGTTTTCGCCCTCCTCGCTCGCAAACACTCTCGCATCTTCCCTCAGCATCAGCCCGACTCTCGGATCCACCGTTATGGAACTTCCGACCGCCCTCGCCCGCAAACTCTCCCGCCGAGGCCTTTCGACAAGCCCCCCTTTCcgaagcagaagcagcagctgcccCAGCGTGGAAATGCCAATcacacgacacaaaaacTCGGAGGAACAATCGGCCGGAAACGTGGCCACAGTATCGTCTATTCTCTCCTCTGAATCAGCAGAGGTCACGGTGCCGCTCGTTCTACAGCAGGGAATGCCTTTTCTACGTATCACACACAAGAAAAAGGTGCAACGCATGTTCAAAATCGACCCTGTTACAGGAAAGGTGTCGTgggacgacaagaaggccagTGCATGTTTCTCGGTTGACACCATCTGTGAGATTTCGCTGCAGGAAAACGCCCGCAACCACAGAGAAGAACTCAAAGTCTCGTCCAACCACGAATCACGATGGGTCACCATCACCTACATGAAGAACAAGCGCCGCAAGCCGCTTCATCTGGTTGCCCcgaccaaggaggagtttaCGTTGTTCGTTGACGCTCTGCAAAACCTAGTGTATTTTCGCCAGGAGCTGATGCGGGGCTTCCAGTCCTCGAATCCCAAGATTGCCTCTGTGCACTGGAAGTCGTACGCAgccaaggagcagggtGAGGAGAGACTCACATTCGAAGCCGTTCAGCGTCTCGCTCAACGACATCACGTGCTCTGCTCAAAGGCATATCTCAAGTCTAAATTTGATGAGGCCGATGTCGACAAGTCCGGCTTTCTGGAGTTCAACGAGTTCAAGATCTTTGTGAAGCTGCTAAAACGACGCCCAGAGATTGTCACCTTGTACTACCAGACTCTTGGCAAGCCTGAACCAGCCAACATCTGGAGTGATGATCGTATGACTCGAGACGATCTGCTTGGGTTCCTTGATCACGTGCAGAGAACCCGGTTTGAGCCCCATATCTTTGAGAAGATCTGGGCCAAATTCGCCCCCAAAGACGACACATTCGACTCCTCGCTCGATTACTGGACAGTTGATTCGTTCAACGATTTCCTTCTGTCTTCCTACAATCTGTTTGTCAAGCCAGAGACGAATCTCAACCGACCACTCAACGAGTACTACATCTCCACGTCTCACAATACGTATCTGATTGGTCGTCAGGTTGCAGACACCTCGTCTGAAGAAGGGTACATCCGAGCTCTACAATCTGGCTGTCGATCGGTCGAGATTGATATCTGGGACGGACCCGATGACCGTCCGGTAGTAAAGCACGGCCGAACATTCACCTCATCGGTGTCTGTGGAAGACGTGTGCTCTGCCATTCGAAAGTACGGGTTCATTGCATCCCCCAACCCTTTGATTCTTTCCTTGGAAATCCACTGCTCAGCCTCTAATCAGCTCAAGGTAGTCGATATTCTCAAGGGCACTTTTGGCGAGAATCTGGTCACTCAACCTCTTGTTCCTGGGGCTCTCAATCTCCCGTCGCCTCATGAGCTCAAACATCGAGTTCTTATTAAGGTGAAGGCCGGCAGAGAGCCCGTTGCAGGCGATAAAAATAATGGTGCCTCATTCTCGTCGTCCTACACATCCTCTTCTACTACCACAGCCTCTGAGTTTGACGACTTGAGCGGTACTCCTTCCGTTTCAGGcggaggaaaaagaaaggACACGAGTGGCACgaccaagaagattgttCCCGCTCTGGGCGAGCTAGGTGTTTATGTCCAAGGTCTCAAGTTCCGAAACTTTGCATTCCCGGAATCCAAGACCACTAACCATTGCTTTTCCTTCTCCGAGCGAAAATTCATTTCCATCTGCAAGGACCCCGAGAACAGGGAGCAGATGATGAAACACAATCGACGATACTTGACGCGAATATACCCCTCGGGCTACCGTGTCAAATCGTCTAACCTCAACCCGCTCTATTTCTGGCAGAATGGAGCGCAGATGGTGGCTCTTAACTGGCAGACATACGATCTGCCGGCCCAGCTGAATGACGCCATGTTTGCTGCGCGGGGAGGATATGTGCTAAAGCCACCGTATCTTCGTCACCTCAAAAGTCCCCGATCAGGCCATTCTGTGAACTTGTCTTTCATCTCTGCGCAACAGCTGCCTCGACCAAAGGATCTGGGAAAGTCGTCTTTTGATCCGTACATTGTGGCTCAGCTGCACGGGCCTGGTGAGAACCACAAGTTGAAGACATCGCCAGTTATTGACAATGGCTTCAACCCTCGCTGGAACAAGGACTGGAGTCTGTCTTTGAGTCCCGAAGACTACGAGTTTTCTTTTGTTCAGATCACGCTGTACACTCAGGACCGTCCCTTCGCGGTTTCCTGTCTGAGACTGTCGTCGCTCAATGAGGGATATAGACACGTGCCATTGAACGACCTACAGGGGGAGGAGTATCTGTTCTCTACCTTGTTTATGAAGGTGTCCAAGATCTCCAACTAG
- a CDS encoding uncharacterized protein (Compare to YALI0C04158g, similar to uniprot|P18961 Saccharomyces cerevisiae YMR104C Serine/threonine-protein kinase YPK2/YKR2), with protein MAWNLTKKLKETTLSSFGGRSSSQTVTNLPTVSTKPQAQTKAPPPKKKQPEGPKQPDGPPTPTLKSGFANKLTTSLSHNSTKSHKSQTTVQTVQSNHTSLKDITAAVATPVSTHASTHTQTSVDADSATAATTATAATTHSTEDLKPVTSISKPHSPHSPSVPAAGVLDVSIFGTEGLSLPDAYKKYSAYFEEQDNGGPPPVYLVLEFDKTQLLLEPTGGTALDCPIWNARSSFDVSRTDEGLTINIYAKLPTTLIQNEIHPLLGRSSALGDEKSTNTVLDVFLGCVRVRPALTHANRSVDGWCSVSSGTGRLKITVDYKPTPKSQSQLSMQSFELLKVLGKGTFGKVMMVKKKDTHQIYAIKSIYKHYIISTDEVAHTLAERTVLAQIRNPFIVPLKFSFQSPEKLYLGLAFVNGGELFYHLQRERFFDLNRARFYTAELLCALECLHDYNIVYRDLKPENILLDYMGHIVLCDFGLCKLNMTSDERTNTRCGTPEYMSPEILLNKGYNKSVDWWTLGVLLYEMLTGLPPFYSDNHNKMYQRILNDPLRFPQGMDPTAVDIITGLLQREPSERLGAGGAQEIKAHPFFKDIDWNRLLAKKYSAPFKPRVLDPTDTSNFDRDYTSMVPQDSVTNDYLSDSVQKQFGGWTYLDQNVLH; from the exons ATGGCCTGGAATTTGACCAAAA aacTCAAGGAGACGACTCTGTCGTCGTTTGGAGGACGGTCTTCGTCTCAGACAGTGACAAACCTGCCCACAGTGTCTACTAAGCCACAAGCACAAACAAAGGCGCCGCcgcccaagaagaagcagcccGAGGGACCGAAGCAGCCTGATGGACCCCCTACACCCACCCTCAAGTCTGGGTTTGCAAACAAGCTGACTACGTCTCTGTCCCACAACTCGACCAAAAGCCACAAAAGCCAGACCACCGTGCAAACCGTGCAGTCTAATCACACATCACTGAAGGATATCACCGCCGCCGTTGCCACCCCCGTGAGCACCCATGCCAGTACCCATACCCAGACCAGTGTTGATGCCGACTCGGCCACGGCCGCAACCACTGCCACCGCAGCCACAACGCACAGCACTGAGGACCTCAAGCCCGTAACGTCCATTTCCAAGCCTCATTCGCCACATTCGCCCTCCGTGCCCGCTGCAGGCGTGCTGGATGTGTCCATTTTTGGAACTGAGGGCCTGTCACTGCCTGACGCTTACAAAAAATATTCTGCATACTTTGAGGAGCAAGACAATGGGGGACCGCCTCCAGTCTATCTCGTTTTGGAGTTCGATAAGACCCAATTGCTGCTCGAGCCGACGGGTGGCACCGCTCTGGACTGCCCCATTTGGAATGCCCGGTCTTCGTTTGACGTCTCCCGTACAGACGAGGGTCTCACGATCAATATCTACGCCAAGCTTCCAACCACGCTAATCCAGAATGAAATCCACCCTCTCCTGGGCCGTAGCAGCGCTTTGGGAGACGAAAAGTCGACCAACACGGTGCTTGACGTCTTCCTCGGCTGCGTGCGAGTGCGCCCCGCGCTGACACATGCCAACCGGTCTGTGGACGGCTGGTGTTCGGTGTCATCTGGCACGGGAAGACTCAAAATCACCGTGGATTACAAACCTACACCGAAGTCTCAGTCGCAGCTGTCAATGCAGTCGTTTGAGCTGCTTAAGGTTTTGGGAAAGGGCACCTTTGGAAAGGTAATGATggtgaagaaaaaagacacGCATCAAATCTATGCTATCAAGTCTATTTACAAACACTATATCATTTCCACGGACGAGGTTGCTCACACACTGGCCGAGCGGACCGTCTTGGCCCAGATTCGCAACCCCTTTATTGTTCCGTTGAAGTTTTCGTTCCAGAGTCCGGAGAAACTCTATCTTGGGCTGGCATTTGTGAATGGAGGCGAGCTCTTCTACCACTTGCAAAGAGAACGCTTCTTTGACCTCAATCGAGCACGTTTCTACACCGCAGAGCTACTCTGTGCTCTTGAGTGTCTACATGACTACAACATTGTGTACCGGGATCTGAAGCCGGAGAACATTCTGTTGGATTACATGGGACACATTGTTCTTTGTGATTTTGGTCTGTGCAAGCTCAACATGACGTCTGACGAGAGAACTAACACCCGCTGCGGCACGCCTGAGTACATGAGTCCCGAGATTCTTCTGAACAAGGGATACAACAAGTCCGTGGACTGGTGGACTCTTGGTGTTTTACTGTACGAAATGTTAACCGGACTCCCGCCATTCTATTCCGACAATCACAATAAGATGTATCAGCGGATCCTGAATGACCCGCTAAGGTTTCCTCAGGGTATGGATCCCACGGCGGTGGATATTATTACAGGGCTGCTTCAGCGAGAACCTTCTGAGCGTTTGGGGGCCGGGGGTGCCCAGGAAATCAAGGCCCACCCCTTTTTCAAGGACATTGATTGGAATAGGCTTCTTGCGAAGAAGTACTCGGCGCCCTTTAAGCCCAGGGTTCTTGATCCTACTGATACGAGCAACTTTGATCGCGATTACACGAGTATGGTTCCTCAGGATAGTGTTACCAATGACTATCTATCGGACAGCGTGCAGAAGCAGTTTGGCGGCTGGACTTATCTGGACCAAAACGTGTTGCATTAA